A genome region from Romeriopsis navalis LEGE 11480 includes the following:
- a CDS encoding glycosyltransferase codes for MSLAYLVNQHPKCSQSFIRREILAVEAQGIPVKRFSVRSGEDLIVDPADQAELEKTRVILGVGALGLAQAVLKTLIRNPIKFLKALRFTYQVGAKSDRGLPVHFIYLAEACVLKGWLQREGVRHIHVHFGTNSTMVAMLCRALGGPTYSFTVHGPEEFDRVTGIGLKAKIKHAAFVVGISSFGRSQLYRWCNHSEWDKLHIVHCGVDDAYLTQPVGTIPEAPNLVCVGRLCEQKGQLLLVEAIRRLVAEGVPCHLTLVGDGEHRGPIETLIQQHQLQNHIKITGYATGDQVQKYILNSRAFVLPSFGEGLPVAIMEALALGRPVVTSYIAGIPELIKPGQNGWLVPAGDVDTLVGALRQVLSTGIDQLEQMGQRGAEAVAQEHNVHTEAQKLKRLFDTCLF; via the coding sequence ATGTCCCTCGCCTACCTCGTTAACCAACACCCAAAATGCAGTCAGAGCTTCATTCGCCGCGAAATTCTCGCAGTGGAAGCTCAAGGCATTCCGGTAAAGCGGTTTTCCGTGCGTTCCGGCGAAGACTTGATCGTTGACCCCGCCGACCAGGCCGAACTCGAAAAAACGCGGGTCATCCTGGGCGTGGGTGCCTTGGGGCTTGCCCAAGCGGTGCTCAAAACCCTAATTCGCAATCCCATTAAATTCCTGAAAGCGCTGCGATTCACCTACCAAGTTGGCGCGAAGTCCGATCGCGGATTGCCGGTGCATTTCATCTACCTCGCCGAAGCCTGCGTCCTCAAGGGCTGGCTCCAGCGTGAAGGCGTGCGCCACATCCACGTCCACTTCGGCACCAACTCCACCATGGTCGCGATGCTTTGCCGTGCCCTAGGTGGCCCGACCTACAGCTTTACGGTGCATGGCCCCGAGGAATTCGATCGGGTTACGGGCATTGGTCTCAAAGCCAAGATTAAGCATGCCGCCTTTGTTGTCGGCATTAGTTCCTTTGGCCGCAGTCAACTCTACCGCTGGTGCAACCACAGCGAGTGGGATAAGCTCCACATCGTCCACTGTGGCGTAGATGATGCCTATCTGACCCAGCCCGTTGGCACTATCCCAGAAGCCCCCAATTTGGTCTGTGTGGGCCGTTTATGTGAGCAAAAGGGTCAACTCTTACTCGTTGAGGCCATTCGGCGTCTAGTGGCCGAGGGCGTGCCCTGTCATTTGACGTTGGTTGGGGATGGCGAACATCGTGGGCCGATCGAAACCCTCATCCAACAGCACCAACTCCAAAACCACATCAAAATCACCGGCTATGCCACCGGTGATCAAGTGCAGAAATATATTTTGAATTCACGGGCATTTGTTTTGCCGAGTTTCGGCGAAGGCTTACCTGTAGCGATTATGGAAGCCCTCGCCCTCGGTCGGCCTGTCGTCACCAGCTACATCGCCGGGATTCCGGAACTGATCAAGCCAGGACAGAACGGTTGGTTAGTTCCGGCTGGGGACGTGGATACGCTGGTGGGAGCACTACGACAGGTATTGAGCACAGGCATTGATCAACTGGAACAGATGGGACAGAGAGGTGCCGAAGCCGTTGCCCAGGAACATAATGTTCACACCGAAGCGCAGAAACTGAAGCGATTGTTCGACACCTGTTTGTTCTAG
- a CDS encoding DUF3421 domain-containing protein, protein MFRQIASISALALATAPMVALNSSMASAAPTIQARSIKQQTKVNGRNVNYIRHSKQGYYINHGKGIWYEGNAGNPTEFKFQEVQRDEWSVYLLDRSRNVRIQLDLHRKKVIYSARGQRSDLYNITSAQSKKMINAGNVNYVRHSRGAYVNRGNNKWVSTDRRNQVERNFEEVQRDEWSVYLLDRSRNIQVQLDLYRKRVSYKMRGRKSDRYRITNVSTRTPRITTARKRLTWVNARNGEVPRRAVMGGRETGRRLYICRANYNGGVHPGKIVANNCNISYAGKEIEMPKYQALVNLKRLPLTWKNASNGSIPRKAVMGGRETGRRLFVCRARYKGGVHPGKLVARNCNIGYAGQEIEVPRYQVLVRR, encoded by the coding sequence ATGTTTCGTCAAATTGCTTCAATCTCGGCTTTAGCACTGGCTACCGCACCAATGGTGGCATTGAATAGCAGTATGGCTTCGGCGGCACCGACAATCCAAGCTCGTTCGATTAAGCAACAAACTAAAGTTAATGGCCGTAACGTCAACTATATTCGTCATTCTAAACAAGGCTACTATATCAACCACGGCAAGGGCATCTGGTACGAAGGAAATGCTGGAAACCCGACTGAATTCAAATTTCAAGAAGTGCAGCGAGATGAGTGGTCGGTTTATCTGCTAGATCGATCGCGCAATGTCCGAATCCAACTCGACCTACATCGTAAGAAGGTCATTTATAGTGCTCGTGGTCAGCGGTCTGACCTCTACAACATCACCAGCGCCCAATCGAAAAAGATGATTAATGCTGGGAACGTCAACTATGTGCGTCATTCCAGAGGAGCCTATGTCAATCGGGGCAATAATAAATGGGTCTCAACCGATCGGCGTAACCAGGTGGAGCGCAACTTCGAAGAAGTACAGCGGGATGAATGGTCGGTTTATCTGCTCGACCGATCGCGCAATATCCAAGTCCAGCTTGATCTATATCGCAAGCGGGTGAGCTACAAAATGCGGGGGCGGAAGTCCGATCGCTATCGCATCACGAATGTCAGCACTAGAACACCCCGGATCACGACTGCCCGGAAGCGACTCACTTGGGTCAATGCACGTAATGGTGAAGTGCCCCGCAGAGCCGTGATGGGTGGACGGGAAACGGGGCGGCGCTTGTATATTTGCCGTGCGAACTACAACGGTGGCGTGCATCCTGGCAAAATTGTGGCGAACAATTGCAACATTAGCTACGCCGGTAAGGAGATCGAGATGCCGAAATATCAGGCATTGGTTAATCTCAAACGCCTACCATTGACCTGGAAAAATGCCAGCAATGGCAGCATTCCCCGCAAGGCAGTGATGGGTGGACGGGAAACGGGGCGGCGCTTATTCGTTTGTCGCGCTCGCTATAAGGGTGGCGTACATCCTGGTAAGCTCGTTGCTCGGAACTGCAACATTGGTTATGCCGGCCAGGAAATCGAAGTCCCACGCTATCAAGTGCTGGTACGACGGTAA